DNA from Streptomyces luteogriseus:
CGACCTGCTGCAGCTCGGCCAGCACCATGCCCTCGAGGCCGGTACCGCGGCGCCGCCGGGAGCCGGCACCGGTGGCAGGCGCGGAGGCGTCCGTGGAGGGCGCGGCAGCGGTCTCCTCGACACGTGCGCCCATCAGATCGGTGGTGTCGCTCACGAAGGGTCCTTCCCTGGAGCGGACGTCGGCCTGTCTGGCTCGGCGACCGGTTGTGCTGTCCGACTTCGGTCCGTGTGGTGTGAACCGTGCCGGGGCGGTGGTCCGCCTGAACGGCGGAGGAATCTGGTGATGGCGCTTCCTTGAGTCGTGGCACCCAGTGTCAGTGTCACGCGGCGTGGTCGCACCGGTTCCGGAGCATGCCCTGCGCCCCGCTCAGTGCCCTTGTACGGCGTACGGTCCGACGTACGGAACACAGTGCGGCTTGGGGGGCTCCCGGAAGAATGTCTGTCCCGGACGGGGACACAAGGCACCTCGCCATGGTGGGGCCGGGTGCAGACTTGAGGTTAACACTACCGGATCCAACAAACATTCCCCCTCTCGAAATCCGGTAATCGCGCCGTTTCAGATGTCACCGGAGGCCGCGAGCGGCAGCACGCTCGCGCCCCGCTGATCGAGGCTCAGCCGGTTCGCGGCCCAGTCCACGCCCGCCAGGGCCTCGACCTTGTCGGCGGTCTCCGCGTCGGCCAGGGCCATGACCGTGGGTCCGGCCCCGGAGATGACCGCGGGGATGCCGTCGCCCCGCAGCCGCTCCACCAGTGCCGTGCTCTCGGGCATGGCCGGTGCGCGGTACTCCTGGTGCAGACGGTCCTCGGTGGCGGGCAGCAGCAGTTCGGGGCGGCGCGTCATGGCTTCGACGAGCAGGGCGGCCCGGCCCGCATTGGTGGCTGCGTCGACGTGCGGAACGGTGCGCGGGAGCAGGCCGCGCGCCGTCTCGGTCAGGACCGGCTTTCCGGGGACGAAAACCACCGGAACGATGGAATCGGCGGGGTCCATCCTGATCGCGCGGGCGGCGCCGCCCTCCATCCACGACAGCGTGAAGCCGCCGAGCAGGCAGGCCGCGACGTTGTCGGGGTGGCCCTCGATCTCGGTGGCGAGTTCCAGCAGCGCCGTGTCGTCGAGCTTGGCGTCGGCCCCTATGGTCACGGCGCGGGCGGCGACGATCCCGGCGCAGATGGCGGCCGAGGAGGAGCCGAGGCCCCGGCCGTGCGGAATGCGGTTGGCGCAGACGATCTCCAGACCGCGAGGCTGTCCGCCCAGCAGGTCGAAGGCGGTGCGCAGGGAACGCACGAGAAGGTGTTGCTCGTCGCGCGGGAGCGTCTCGCTTCCCTCACCCGCGATGTCGATGTGCAGCCCGGAGTCGGCCACCCGGACGACCACGTCGTCGTACAAGCCCAGCGCGAGGCCGAGGGCGTCGAAGCCCGGGCCGAGGTTGGCGCTGGTGGCGGGGACGCGCACCCGGACGGCGGCGGCGCGGAACGCTGGACCGGCCATCGCTCGATGACTCTCCTTGAGCTGCGGTGATTGTCGAATGACGTTCAGTGGACATTCGATGGCGTACGAGAACCCCGGGGGCCGCTGCCGACCGCGATGGCCGGCCGCTGTCCCGGCCGTGGAGACGGCGCGGCACCGCGCTCCGTGCGGAGGCATATGCGGCGGGCGGGTTCAGTACAGCCTATCGAAGGAAGGTTCTGTGGCGACATAGGGCGCACAGGAGGCGCACGATGCGTGTCGTAAGCCCCCTGTGCACCCCCCGTGGGAATCGCCCCCGGGCGCGCGCCGTCCTACGCCGGACCGTGTCCGGCGCTGCACCGGCGCCCGGTGCGTCGCCGCAGGTCAGACCAGGCCGAGGCGCTCCGCGGCGGCCGCCGCGTCGACGGGTACGGTCACCGGCTGCGGGGCGCCGGCGACGGCCCAGTCGGGGTCCTTCAGCCCGTTGCCGGTGACGGTGCACACGATCCGCTGCCCCGGGTCGACCTTGCCCTGCTCGGCGGCCTTCAGCAGACCGGCGACGGACGCGGCGGACGCCGGTTCGACGAAGACGCCCTCCTGCGAGGCCAACAGCCGGTAGGCGCGCAGGATCTCACGGTCCGTCACCTCGTCGATGGAGCCGCCCGACTCGTCCCGCGCGGCGAGCGCGTACTGCCAGGAGGCCGGATTGCCGATGCGGATGGCCGTGGCGATGGTCGAGGGGTCCTTGACGACCTCGCCGCGCACGATAGGGGCGCTGCCGGAGGCTTGGAAGCCCCACATCCGCGGCTTCCGGGTCGCCACGCCGTCGGCGGCGTACTCCGTGTAGCCCTTCCAATAGGCCGTGATGTTGCCCGCGTTGCCGACCGGCAGGACGTGGATGTCGGGCGCGTCGCCGAGCATGTCCACGATCTCGAACGCCGCCGTCTTCTGACCCTCGATACGTACCGGGTTGACCGAATTGACCAGCGAGACGGGGTAGTTGTCGCTCAGGCCGCGGGCGAGTGTGAGGCAGTCGTCGAAGTTGCCGTCGACCTGGAGGATCTTCGCGCCGTGCACGAGGGCCTGGCCCATCTTGCCGAGCGCGATCTTGCCCTGCGGCACGAGCACGGCGCAGACCATCCCGGCCCGCACGGCGTACGCGGCGGCGGAGGCCGACGTGTTGCCGGTGGAGGCGCAGATGACGGCCTGCGCGCCCTCCTCCTTGGCCCGGGTGATGGCCATGGTCATGCCGCGGTCCTTGAAGGACCCGGTCGGATTCGCGCCCTCGACCTTGAGGTGGACCTCGCAGCCCGTGCGCTCGGAGAGCACCCGCGCGGGCACGAGGGGCGTACCGCCCTCGCGGAGCGTCACGACCGGCGTGCTGTCGGAGACGGGCAGCCGGTCCCGGTACTCCTCGATGATTCCGCGCCACTGGTGGGTCATTGCTGGTTACTCTCCTTCAACCCGCATGATGCTGGCGACACCACGCACGGTGTCGAGCTTGCGCAACGCCTCGACGGTCCCGGTGAGGGCCGCGTCGGACGCACGGTGCGTGACGACGACGAGGGAGGCCTCGCCGTCCTTCCCCGACTGGCGAACCGTATCGATCGAGACTCCGTGCTCGGCGAAGACGGTCGCGACCTGGGCGAGAACACCCGGTTTGTCGGCCACGTCGAGGCTGATGTGGTACCGCGTGACGACGTCGCCCATCGGGGACACCGGCAGCGCGGCATAGGCGGACTCGCCCGGTCCGGTCGCGCCGCTCAGCCGGTTGCGGCAGACGGCGACGAGATCGCCGAGCACGGCGGAGGCGGTCGGGGAACCGCCCGCTCCGGGCCCGTAGAACATGAGCTGCCCGGCGGCGTCGGACTCGACGAACACGGCGTTGTAGGCGCCGCGGACGGAGGCCAGCGGGTGGCTCAGCGGGATCATGGCCGGGTGCACGCGCGCGGTGACGGAGCCCCCGTCCTCGGCCCGCTCACAGATGGCGAGCAGTTTGATGGTGCAGCCCATCTCCTTCGCGGAAGCGAAGTCGGCCGCGGTCACCTCGGTCATGCCCTCGCGGTAGACGTCGTCGAGGCGCACGCGTGTGTGGAACGCGATGCCGGCGAGGATCGCGGCCTTGGCGGCGGCGTCGAAGCCCTCGACGTCGGCGGTCGGGTCGGCCTCCGCGTACCCCAGGGCGGTGGCCTCGTCGAGGGCCTCCTGGTAGCCGGCGCCGGTGGAGTCCATCGCGTCGAGGATGAAGTTCGTCGTGCCGTTGACGATGCCCATCACCCGGTTGATCTTGTCGCCGGCGAGGGACTCGCGCAGCGGCCGGATCAGCGGGATGGCACCGGCGACGGCGGCCTCGTAGTAGAGGTCCTTGTCGTGCTGCTCGGCGACGGCGTGCAGGGCGGCACCGTCCTGGGCGAGCAGCGCCTTGTTGGCCGAGACGACGGAGGCGCCGTGCTCGAAGGCGGTGGTGATGAGGCCGCGCGCGGGCTCGATGCCGCCGATGACCTCGATCACGACGTCGATGTCGCCGCGTTTGACGAGGGCGGTGGCGTCGGTGGTGACGAGCTCGGGGGCGATGCCCTCGCGCACCTTGTCGGGGCGCCGCACGGCCACACCCGCGAGTTCCACCGGGGCCCCGATCCGGGCCGTGAGGTCGTCGGCGTGCGTCGTCATGATGCGCGCCACCTCTGAGCCGACCACTCCACAGCCCAGCAGCGCCACCTTCAGCGGACGCGTACGCATCATCCGACCTCGTTTCCTCTTTACCGTCTACGGTGGAACCAGTCTCACTCACCGGACGGGAGTTTCTGCCCCCGGTCCGGATCGTGAGACGTCTATTTCATTTTCACGGGGGCGGCAGACAGGAGATCTTCCGCCGCCCGCTTGCTTCGGCTTTCGGCCTTTTGTCGTTCAGCCGACGTCGAGACGCAGCAGGTCCTCCTCCGTCTCCCGGCGGACGATCACCCGCGCCTCACCGCCGTCGACGGCGACGACCGGCGGGCGGAGCACGTGGTTGTAGTTGCTGGCCATGGAGCGGCAGTACGCGCCGGTGGCCGGTACGGCGACGAGGTCACCCGGTGCCAGGTCGGACGGCAGGAACGCGTCCTTGACCACGATGTCCCCGCTCTCGCAGTGCTTGCCGACGACGCGGGCGAGCATCGGCTCGGCGTCCGAGGTGCGCGAGACCAGCGCGACGCTGTACTCCGCGTCGTACAGCGCGGTGCGGATGTTGTCCGACATGCCGCCGTCGACGGACACGTAGGTGCGCAGCCCGTCGAGGGGCTTGATGGTGCCGACCTCGTAGAGCGTGAAGGCGGTCGGCCCGACGATGGCCCGCCCCGGCTCGACCGAGATACGAGGAGTCCGCAGCTTGGCGGCCTCGCACTCCCGCGTGACGATCTCGGTGAGCGCCTTGGCGATCTCGTGCGGCTCGCAGGGGTCGTCGTCGCTGGTGTACGCGATGCCGAGCCCGCCGCCGAGGTCGATCTCGGGCAGCTCGACGCCGTGCTCGTCGCGGATGTCCTTCAGCAGCCCGACCACCCGGTGGGCGGCGACCTCGAACCCCGACATGTCGAAGATCTGCGACCCGATGTGGCTGTGGATGCCGACCAGCTCGAGCCCGTCGAGCTGCAACGCCCGGCGTACGGCCTCGGCGGCCTGACCGCCGGCCAGCGGGATGCCGAACTTCTGGTCCTCGTGGGCCGTGGCGATGAACTCGTGGGTGTGGGCCTCCACGCCGACGGTGATCCGGATGAGGACCTTCTGCCTCGTGCCGAGGCTCTGCGCGATGTGGGCGACGCGGACGATCTCCTGGAAGGAGTCGAGGACGATGTGCCCGACCCCGGCCTCGACGGCCCGGGTGATCTCGTCGACGGACTTGTTGTTGCCGTGGAAGGCGATGCGGTCGGCGGGCATGCCGGCGGAGAGGGCGGTGGCCAGCTCGCCGCCCGAGCAGACGTCGACGTTCAGCCCCTCCTCGTCGAGCCAGCGCACCACGGCACGGGAGAGGAAGGCCTTGCCGGCGTAGAAGACGTCGGCTTCGGCCCCGAAGGCCGTGCGCCAGGCCCGCGCACGGGCCCGGAAGTCGGCCTCGTCCAAGACGTAGGCCGGGGTGCCGTACTCCTCGGCGAGCCGGGTGACGGGGATGCCGCCGACGGTCACGACTCCGCCCTCGTCACGCGTGACGGTCTGGGCCCACACCTTGGGGTCCAGCGCGTTGAGGTCGGCGGGCGGGCCGGAGTAGTGACCCTCGGGGAGGACATCGGCGTGACGGGGCCCGGCGGGATGTGCGGAACGGCTCATGATCTGTTCGTGTCTCTCAGAGATGGTCGGGAGCGTCGATGCCGAGCAGGGACAGGCCGCCGGCCAGCACCGTCCCGGCGGCTTCGGCGAGCGCGAGCCGGGCACGGTGGGCGGCCGAGGGTTTCTCCGCACCGCGGGGCAGCACGGCGGGGAGCAGGGGCATCACGGCATCGGCGACGGTGACGAGGTGCCGGGCCAGGCGGTCGGGGGTGTGGTGCGTGGCGGTGGCGGCGAGGACGCGGGGGTGATCGCCGAGTGCGGCGAGCAGCTCTTCCGCTTCGCTCACGGGACCGGGCTCGGGGTGAAAGCCGAGGTCGGAGGCGTTGCGCAGGAGGGCCCGGGTGCGGGCGTGGGCGTACCGGACGCGGAAGAGGGGGTTGTTCTCCCGCTGGACGAGGTGGTCGCCAGGGATCCGGGGCCGGTCGTGGGCGGCGGGGTGCAGCAGCGCCCAGCGGGCGGCGTCCCGGCCGAGGGGAAGGGGGTCGGCGGGGGCGGGGACGGGGCGGACGGTGACGGACCGGTCGGGAAGAACGCGTGGCCCCGGGGTGACGATGTCCGCCCCGAGGACGGACTTCCACTCCGGGGCGGGCCGGCCGGTGCACGAGACACGGACGATGTCCCCCTGGCTCCGCGCCAGACGGGCGACGACGTCCGTGACCACGACGGCACGCACCTCTGCCCGGCAGTAGATCTTGAGGGCGCTCCTACTGAACCCGTTCGTCGTGTGCCCGTAGCGCCGCCCGCGCCGCAGGATCTCGTCGACCAGGTCACCGGAGGCGGTGCTGTGCAGGCTGACGTTGAGGAATCCGGGCCCGGTGACCACGACATCGGCGAACCGCTGCTCGTCGAGGAGCCGCGCCCGCAGGATCTCGGCCACGTCACGCGGCGGCCGCCCCGCCGCGCGGGCCAGCTGGAGGGCGACGTTCGTGGCGAAGTCACCACACCCGCCCGGCCCCGGCGGCGCGACCACGGCCCGCTCCGGCACGGTCACGCTGAGCTCACCCTCGTCGACAGCGCGACGCACGGCGTGCAGCACGGTGCGGGAGAGCTCGGCGGGGGTCACGGGACAAGCGTATGGGAGGAAGGGGGTGGGTATGCGAGCCGGTTTCGGTACGGTCCGGGATGTGGACGGGTGTTTTTTGGGGGCGGGTCGGGGATGTGGTCGCGGGGCCTGTGGGGGGCGGGTCGGGGATGCGGTCGCGGGGCCTGTGGGGGGCGGGTCGGGGATGCGGTCGCGGGGCCTGGTGAGGGCTGCCGGTCGGGGATGTGGACGCGACGCCCCTCATGGGCTGCCGGTCGGGGATCTTGACGCTGCGCCTCATGAAGGCCGGTCGGGGATGTGGTCGCGGCACCTCGTGATGGCCAGCTGCCGCTGGTGCGACAGCGCGGCAGGGGCGCTGGTGACGGCCTGCCGCAGGGACCGGTGATGATGGTCTGCCGCCAGGCGCGGTGGTGACGGCCTGCCGCAGGGACCGGTGGCGATGGTCTGCCGCCAGGGGCGATGGTGACGGCCTGCCGCAAGAGGCGGGGCTCGGGCCGTCCCGCTACGGCACGGCCGGCTGATCCACTTCCTTCACCGGGACGCCGTCGCCTCCGGCGTCGGGGCTGTCGCCGTGCTCCCGGCCCCCGCCCCGGGCCCGGGCTCGCTCGACCAACTGGCTTACGATCCGCACCAGTTCGGCCGGCTCGAAGGGCTTGGAGAGAAAGGCGTCGACGCCGACTTCGAGCCCGGCCTCGATCTCGGGATGACTGCAGGCGCTTACGATGGCGAGGGGCATGTCACGGGTACGGGGATCGGCCCGCAGCCGGGCGGCGGTCCTGAGCCCGTCCAGCCGGGGCATGACGACGTCGAGGGTCACTACATCGGGCCGCACCTGATGAACGACATCAAGACACTCGGCACCATCGGCCGCGGTCACGACCTCCAGCCCCTCCAGCTCGAGGTTGACCCTGATCAACTGCCGGATGACCTTGTTGTCGTCCACAACAAGCACCCGACCAGACACGCCTGGCACCACTCGAGAGTAGGTCGAACCCGGCCATCGCGTCCGGGTTTTCCCCACTTCCACCCCGCACAAGCGACTCACATCCCCGCCCCCGGCAGCGGAAACCCGTTCATGACCACCCCGAGGGAGCTGGTAGTGTTCTACCCGTCGCCGCGAGCAACGCGACGAACACGCCCCCGTAGCTCAGGGGATAGAGCAACGGCCTCCGGAGCCGTGTGCGCAGGTTCGAATCCTGCCGGGGGCACTCGCCGGTCAGAGACCCAGAATCATGGTCTGACCAGGGTGGATGCCGACAGAAGAGGGCGGGTGTCAGTCTCACTGACTCCCGCCCTTTCTCGCTGTCTCTCACGGTTCGCGTGTGAGGAGCGTATGGATCAAGCCGCAGCGTCTTTGATGATCGTCCGAGCGTGGCGATAGAACCGCTCTCGGCTGTCGTCCAGTCCGTCGGCGTCGGGCAGCGCAAGGCCGTTGACGAGGGCCTCGCACGTCTGAGCAGCCCAGAGCCCGTGGATGTGGAAGACGTTGTTGGCCCTCTGCCGCAGGTCGAAGTCCGGCATGACCTCGATCACGGGCAACGCCTCGTCATGGTGCTTGCGCACCAGCGCCGCGCACTCGTCGTAGAGCTCGGCTGCATCGACGTTGAGCGCCTCGGCCGCTGCCCCGGCTTTCTCGCGGAAGTCGTGGAGCATCTTCGATATGGCTGTCGCTGTAGCGATCACCTGCTCCCTCACCCGCTGCTCCTCGGCAAGCTTTGAGTCGTGGCGACGCTTGGACTCTTCTTGCCTCTCAGCGTGGTCCTGCCGTGCCTTCTCCGTTCGACCTGTGAAGTGGTGAGCGGTCCACGCGGCGAGCGCGGAGCTGAACAGGACTGCACCAGCAGATATCAGTGCCGTGACCCACTGACTGTCCTGGACCACCGTGGTCGTCACCCCACCAGCCTTTGTCGTGGTGGTCTTTGTGGCGCAACTGGCCAGCAGTGTCATGAGGATGAAGGGCGCTACGCGCCTTCCAGATCTTCGCATGAGGGGTGACTGTAGCGCTCTTGACGGACCATCACTTAGAGGCGATATCCCAACCCATAGTCTTCACGATCTTCTAGGTTTTCTCCTCCTCTCTGTCGTCGATGACGCCCGCGTAGCGGCAATGAATGACCTCTGGCGAGTCGCCGGCGCGCCGAGCTACCTCCGCCACAGGGATCCGTGCCGGCCGGGGCGTCCGGGTCTGCCGGCTCACCGCCGCTGGTCAGGAGAGGCGGAACTGAGTCAGCGGCGCCCGCAGCCGTCAGTGATGCGTGTCCAACTGATTGACGCCGCGGACGGCCACGCACGGACGCTCAAGGAACATCGCCTCGGGTCAGATGCGCACCAGGTGCGAAAACCGGTGATTCCTCGCTGTTGCCGTTCCATGTTGGACACCGCATTCTCAGCGTATGCCGGTCTCTCCTGACGCTCGCGACCTCTGCCGGTCCGTCTTCGCGCCGGATGTGGTGCAGCTGGCTGTCATGGCTTTGGAGACCTACGCCGGGCCGGATGAGACGTGGGTTCATCAGGCCGCCATCAAGCTCAGCGAAGGGGAGCTTCACCGCTTGGCCCACTGGTTGGACGAGGCCGAGCGGAACCCGGACACCTTCCGCTGGTACGCCGGCGAGCCCACCGACGTGTCACCCGAATCGCACCGGTTCGCGATCGAGTTCATCAACAGGCTGATGGACAAGGATGTCCCCAAGCCGCCAGGGCCGCGGTGAGCTGCGTGCCGGAGCCGTGCCAAATGGTGCGGGGATGCACGGGAAACAGCCGTCGCTCAACAGCCGCGTTCACGCGTCACAGTGCCGCTCCGCAGCAGGTCAGCAAGCCTGTCGAGCGCATGGGACCCGAGCTTGCCAAGTTGAGAGCGCGAGCTCGACTCCTGCCACCCGATCCATGATGAAACCCCAGGTCACCGGGCTGGTGTTGGTTCGTTGTCCGGCCCCTGCCGGCAGCGGCGCACCACAGTTGCACCAGCAGGCCGCAAACTGTGGGGACCCACGGTTCAAGGGGAGGGTCCATGTTTGCCGTCAAGATCATTACGACCGTTCTGGTGGCCGTTCTACTGATCTCGGGCCTGTCAGCATGGGTCAGCGGGCGTGTCCCTGGGGCGGTATTCGGCCTGAGCGGACTGCCCCGGCCGAGGTGGTGGGGAGCGGGTGCGGTCATGACGTGCTCCGGAGCGTTGATCTCCCTATGGGTCGCACCCGAATACGGATACGGCCTCCCGATGGTGGGCGTTGGCCTGGTCACCATGGCGCGGAGGCCGTACCCGCCGGATCAGCGACCCGGATCTTCCTCCGTATGAGCCGGCTCCTTTCCCGTGCGCAGGTGGAGCTGGAAGCCAAGGCTCGCTGTTCTCTCGCGTCTTCTCACGCTCGGCGTGCACGCTCTCGTCCAGACCGGAGGTTCGTGCCACTGTCGTGCCGGATGCGGGGGTAGCCACGGTCAACGCGGGTGTCCGGTCGAGTTCTTGGCCGTCTGACCGGGAATCGAAGGCTCAGCTCAGCGGCACGATCCCCCTGGCCTCTCCCCTTCTGACATCCAGCTGTTGCCCCTAACCGGTCGGCACGGGTGCTACCGGGCGGACCGCTGTGAAGTCCTGGCGCTCGCAGCGGGTGGCAGAGAGCAACAGCAGCCACTCGTCGCAGCCCTGCCACGGAGAGAGGTCGCCGCCACCTCCCCGCACCACCCGCGGTCCGTCGCCGGTGCGGGGACGGGCGTCCACCGGGGCGTCCGTGAAATGCGGGATCCACACATCGGAGCAGATCTCGTTCGCCGACCCCATCGCCGCCAGCCCGAAGGCGTTCTCAGCCGCGGCGGTGCGCTCCTCGTCGGCAAAGTCGTCGAGCACCTGGTCCTCGTCCGGCATCCCGTCCCCTCGGAAGGTCAGAGTGGTCGTGCCTGCCCGGGCCGCGTACTCCCACTCCGCCTCACTGGGCAGCCGGAAGGGCAACGCCCCCAGCAGGTCGTCCAAGTCGTCCTCGAAGCGGGCCGTGCGTGAATCCGATTCGGCGAAGCTGTCCTCGTAGTCGGGCAGCCAGTGCCGTGCTTGCGCCACCGTGAGCGGATGTCGGGCGATCAAGAACGGCTCGACCCGCACTTCTCGTACGGGCCGGGCCTGGACAGCACCGGCGAAGAACGATCCGAGGTCGTCATCGGCGCCGTCGGACCGCTCTATGGCACGAACCGCGTCCAGTTCCGCGTCGGACAGGCCCATCAGGAACGTCCCACCGGGGACGGCCCGGAAGACCACTCCGGAAGGGGTGTGCCGCCAAGCCGGTCGGCCGGCCACGATTTCTTGAGCCCACATGGTGCCGGACGCTAGCAGCCGGATATCCCGGACGTCGGCCGGGAGGGAGTGTGGTCAGCTGATCCGGGGCACTTGCCGAGTCACTTGCGACGTCTCGTAGCCGACCAGGGCGGGAGCCAGTTTCACCGGCTCTCTCCCTCTTCGTCGTGTCCTGGAGTCGGCGTCCCGCTAGGCTTCGCCTCCCACTTGGGTTCGGGGGAGGCCACGCTTGGGACCGTCATTCATCTCCGCGGCGGCTCGGTACCAGATGAGTCAGGACTACGCTGCCATTGCCACCAGCATCACCGCGGCGTTGCTGCTCGCGTCACTCGTCGAGTTCTATGCGATCACGACGGACAATGTCGGGCGCCGTGTGAAGCTGGGGCACGTTTTTGATACGGGAGTGGCCCGGGTGGTTCGGTTCTCCGACCGGGCCATCAATCTCGGGTACACGATTCCGGATCAGGTTCTCAGGAATCGCCCGTTCGGCAGGTTTCTGTATGACCTGGAATTCCGTGACGCCTGGCAGGAGATCGCGGAGGGGTGGTGGGATGCGGAGTACGACACGCGTAACCACCCCACTCTCGATGAGGAGTTCAACCGGCTCAATCAGTTCTTCCGGCGGCCTTTCGTGTTGGCCAGGATCGCGTACAAAGTGCGCATCACCCGGGCGCTGCTCTCCCTGGGGGTGGCTGTGCTCGCGGCAGTGACCATATTCGCCCTCCTCGAGTGGTCAGCCAGGCGAGAAGGCGGAGACGGGTCCTGGCTGGCC
Protein-coding regions in this window:
- the thrB gene encoding homoserine kinase, translated to MAGPAFRAAAVRVRVPATSANLGPGFDALGLALGLYDDVVVRVADSGLHIDIAGEGSETLPRDEQHLLVRSLRTAFDLLGGQPRGLEIVCANRIPHGRGLGSSSAAICAGIVAARAVTIGADAKLDDTALLELATEIEGHPDNVAACLLGGFTLSWMEGGAARAIRMDPADSIVPVVFVPGKPVLTETARGLLPRTVPHVDAATNAGRAALLVEAMTRRPELLLPATEDRLHQEYRAPAMPESTALVERLRGDGIPAVISGAGPTVMALADAETADKVEALAGVDWAANRLSLDQRGASVLPLAASGDI
- the thrC gene encoding threonine synthase, producing the protein MTHQWRGIIEEYRDRLPVSDSTPVVTLREGGTPLVPARVLSERTGCEVHLKVEGANPTGSFKDRGMTMAITRAKEEGAQAVICASTGNTSASAAAYAVRAGMVCAVLVPQGKIALGKMGQALVHGAKILQVDGNFDDCLTLARGLSDNYPVSLVNSVNPVRIEGQKTAAFEIVDMLGDAPDIHVLPVGNAGNITAYWKGYTEYAADGVATRKPRMWGFQASGSAPIVRGEVVKDPSTIATAIRIGNPASWQYALAARDESGGSIDEVTDREILRAYRLLASQEGVFVEPASAASVAGLLKAAEQGKVDPGQRIVCTVTGNGLKDPDWAVAGAPQPVTVPVDAAAAAERLGLV
- a CDS encoding homoserine dehydrogenase → MMRTRPLKVALLGCGVVGSEVARIMTTHADDLTARIGAPVELAGVAVRRPDKVREGIAPELVTTDATALVKRGDIDVVIEVIGGIEPARGLITTAFEHGASVVSANKALLAQDGAALHAVAEQHDKDLYYEAAVAGAIPLIRPLRESLAGDKINRVMGIVNGTTNFILDAMDSTGAGYQEALDEATALGYAEADPTADVEGFDAAAKAAILAGIAFHTRVRLDDVYREGMTEVTAADFASAKEMGCTIKLLAICERAEDGGSVTARVHPAMIPLSHPLASVRGAYNAVFVESDAAGQLMFYGPGAGGSPTASAVLGDLVAVCRNRLSGATGPGESAYAALPVSPMGDVVTRYHISLDVADKPGVLAQVATVFAEHGVSIDTVRQSGKDGEASLVVVTHRASDAALTGTVEALRKLDTVRGVASIMRVEGE
- the lysA gene encoding diaminopimelate decarboxylase; the protein is MSRSAHPAGPRHADVLPEGHYSGPPADLNALDPKVWAQTVTRDEGGVVTVGGIPVTRLAEEYGTPAYVLDEADFRARARAWRTAFGAEADVFYAGKAFLSRAVVRWLDEEGLNVDVCSGGELATALSAGMPADRIAFHGNNKSVDEITRAVEAGVGHIVLDSFQEIVRVAHIAQSLGTRQKVLIRITVGVEAHTHEFIATAHEDQKFGIPLAGGQAAEAVRRALQLDGLELVGIHSHIGSQIFDMSGFEVAAHRVVGLLKDIRDEHGVELPEIDLGGGLGIAYTSDDDPCEPHEIAKALTEIVTRECEAAKLRTPRISVEPGRAIVGPTAFTLYEVGTIKPLDGLRTYVSVDGGMSDNIRTALYDAEYSVALVSRTSDAEPMLARVVGKHCESGDIVVKDAFLPSDLAPGDLVAVPATGAYCRSMASNYNHVLRPPVVAVDGGEARVIVRRETEEDLLRLDVG
- the nrtL gene encoding ArgS-related anticodon-binding protein NrtL — protein: MTPAELSRTVLHAVRRAVDEGELSVTVPERAVVAPPGPGGCGDFATNVALQLARAAGRPPRDVAEILRARLLDEQRFADVVVTGPGFLNVSLHSTASGDLVDEILRRGRRYGHTTNGFSRSALKIYCRAEVRAVVVTDVVARLARSQGDIVRVSCTGRPAPEWKSVLGADIVTPGPRVLPDRSVTVRPVPAPADPLPLGRDAARWALLHPAAHDRPRIPGDHLVQRENNPLFRVRYAHARTRALLRNASDLGFHPEPGPVSEAEELLAALGDHPRVLAATATHHTPDRLARHLVTVADAVMPLLPAVLPRGAEKPSAAHRARLALAEAAGTVLAGGLSLLGIDAPDHL
- a CDS encoding response regulator; its protein translation is MGKTRTRWPGSTYSRVVPGVSGRVLVVDDNKVIRQLIRVNLELEGLEVVTAADGAECLDVVHQVRPDVVTLDVVMPRLDGLRTAARLRADPRTRDMPLAIVSACSHPEIEAGLEVGVDAFLSKPFEPAELVRIVSQLVERARARGGGREHGDSPDAGGDGVPVKEVDQPAVP
- a CDS encoding formylglycine-generating enzyme family protein encodes the protein MWAQEIVAGRPAWRHTPSGVVFRAVPGGTFLMGLSDAELDAVRAIERSDGADDDLGSFFAGAVQARPVREVRVEPFLIARHPLTVAQARHWLPDYEDSFAESDSRTARFEDDLDDLLGALPFRLPSEAEWEYAARAGTTTLTFRGDGMPDEDQVLDDFADEERTAAAENAFGLAAMGSANEICSDVWIPHFTDAPVDARPRTGDGPRVVRGGGGDLSPWQGCDEWLLLLSATRCERQDFTAVRPVAPVPTG